The following is a genomic window from Elgaria multicarinata webbii isolate HBS135686 ecotype San Diego chromosome 9, rElgMul1.1.pri, whole genome shotgun sequence.
ATCAATCTAGCAAAGGCAATAAGAAAATGAAGCAAACAAAAGGCCATTACCATCCAAAGAATGCTAGGCCTGATGGCATCCACCACTATGGTGATAAATCTTGCACGTCTGAAAATGCGAAGAATGCAACTTTGGTTCACAAGAGTATTCAACCCAAAACAAAATGCAAGGCGAACCACACTTCACGTACCACCAGAGGTCACAAGGTCACTACTATGGTGGATGTCATGCCGCAATCTACTAACAGGAGTTCCCTTCCACCCTCCAACACCTTCGGGTATCATAGCAACCGATGCTTCAACGgtaggatggggagctcactacGAAAATCTAACAGTACAAGGACGCTGGACTGGCAAAGACAAGTGCAGACACATCAATATGCTAGAATTGCTTGCAGTTGAAAAAGCACTAAGGGCTTTTCAGACACAACTTTACAACCAACACATTCAGATAACATCGGACAACACAACGGTAGTTTTCCACCTGAACAAACAAGGTGGAACCAGATCAATACCACTAGTCCACCTTACCATTCAAATCCTAGAGTGGTGCAACGCTCGTCGCATCACCATTACTGCAATTCATATTGCAGGAGAGCACAGTCAACTCGCAGACCAACTCAGCAGAACCATGACATCTGCCCACGAATGGCAAATTCACCCAGAGGTCATTCAGGACATATTCGACAGATGGGGCACCCCATCCATCGACCTGTTTGCCACGCCTGGCAACAGTGTCTGCGACCAATTCTGCACCAAAGCAGGAATAGGGCACCAATCGATGGGAGACGCGTTTCTCCGCAAATGGAACACAGGCCTCCTCTACCTGTACCCACCGATTCCTCTACTAACAAGGACATTGGCAAAGATCATAAGCATTGTCTTGGCCCCATGATGGCCCAGACAGCCATGGTTTGTCCCTCTCCTAGACAGAGCTCAGGGGAGGTTCTTACGGCTGCCAATGAGAATAGATCTAATCTACCAGAGCCAGGGTCGAGTACACCATCCAGACCTGGACTCTCTTCATCTAACAGCCTGGAGACTAATGTTGATATGAATCGGGATACATAAACACCTGAAATACAGGTCATTCTTGACGCGGCTCTAAAACCGTCAACAAGACTGTCATACAAGAGAAAATGGGAAGCCTTTTTCAAAGTTTGCCATGATGAAAGACTCTGAACCACGAAAATGCAATATAAAcataattttattgtttttgtttcaatTAGTTCAAAGAAAACTGAAATATTCATCAATAAGAGTTTACCTGGCTGAAATTACTGCATACCATGAAAAGTTAGAGGGTTTCTCTGTATTCGTACATCCCGTGGTCcaaaagtgaaccgcccagagagcttcggctattgggcggtatagaaatgtaataaataaataaataaataaataaaataaataaagtttttaaagggCCTTCATAACTTGCACCCCCCTGTTAAATCCCCTGTTCCGTCATGGAGTTTATCCGTTGTACTCCATGCTTTGTTATCTAAACCTTTTGAGCCATTAGCTACAGTTGACTTGAGACTGTTAACACTCAAACTTGTTTTTCTCATTGCAATCACCACTGCGAGAAGAGTAGGTGAACTGGCAGCACTCAGAATAGATGAACCGTACCTAACATTCCATCGAGATAAGGTTGTACTCCGTCCAGATGGCCAGTTCCTCCCTAAGGTTGTATCATCATTCCACGTAAATCAGGACATCCTCCTCCCAGctttcttcccagctcctgcaTCGGACATTGAAAGATCACTTCATATACTAGATGTTAGACGAGCTCTAGCTTTTTATAAATCTCGCACAGATTCCATCCGTAAATCACAGCGACTCTTCATCTGTCATAGTGGGCCTCGGAGAGGTTTACCTGCATCAAAACAAAGGATATCATCATGGATAGTCCAGGCCATATCTCTGGCTTATGAACTAGCAGGCATGACACCCCCAACTTGTGTCAAAGCCCATTCCACCAGAGCAGTCGCAACGTCTACTGCATTCAATAGAGGCGTTTCTGTCACAGAACTGTGTAGAGCTGCCACATGGTCAAAATCTACAACTTTCATTCGGCATTACAGACTCAATATGACAGCTAGAGCCGACTGTACGTTTGGGAGAGCGGTCCTGTCATCAATCCTGCACTGACACTTACCCACCtccagtaagtcagcttgctatcgcccatatgtgtgatgcacagagaccacgaagaagaaatgcaagttgcttacctgtaactgtagttcttcgagtggtcatctgtgcagtcacacaacccacccaccgtccccgctTCGGTGTGGTGATACGATATATATAACAAATGCTCCTCGGTACCGAGGCTAAGGTCTCAGGAGAACTGAGGagctgggcgggaaccctcccagaCATGTGCActatggagtgggggagggttcccgccaaaaagctcagctttagaagttttcccGACAACagctccgtgcaggcgcagagcccatatgtgtgactgcacagatgaccactcaaagaactacagttacaggtaagcaacttgcatttagATAATGCTCAAGAGGATTTAACTCCAATTATGGAATACAATTAATTTTGAATAGTCCTACACCATCTCCCTGTATCTGATTAGAATTGTATTTATTCTAGATTATGCTGTATGTAGGTTCAAAATGTATATTTACACAACTCCCCCCCACCATCTCACACAGTACCGTTTTGCACGGACAGGATCCAATGTAGCAAATGTTTCTTTTCTAGCAGCCTGAAGTGATATAACATTACAAGCAGGACTCAGGGAAGATCTAGTGAATCCTAAAAGAGAACTGCAATGAATGGTGTCTTGAAGAAAAGGAATATGGAATAATTGTTAAAAGTAATTTCTTTCATTATATTATTAGAAATATTGACATGACTCACACTGGAGGAATATATCGTTGTCCACACTATGTGGTGATTTGCACTATAAAATATTCCGGTATATGTTTATCTTTTACATTGTGTGTTGATACTGGCACACTGCATGTAAATGTTGATTATGATTAGGGATGGGCCACTACCCTCAGGAATATGCTTAGAGTATTCCTATCAAGAGCTATCCACATTCTTCTTTACAAGGATGAGGATATGTGAACTGCCAAACCCTTGCAAATAGAAGCCAAAGCAGCGAAGAAAGCTAGGAATTATTGGTATTACAGCAGGTGTGGCGGGGAAACTTACTCTTTCCCTCCCCTGCTGTGGTCCTCATGAAAATGACTACTCTGAAGGTGTTGTTTCTTCCTGATTCAAGCATCTTTAGAATAGCAATTTACATGAGGACCAAGTTGGTAAAGGATTAAATTCTCCCTCTATATTTGGTGCAATCCCAATATTTATAAACTCCCTCCCCAGTGGCTGCTATTTGCGTTTTAAAAAACTTGCACCTTAAATACAGAGATACATTTAATATCAGATCTAGTTCTGCATCCTTGTCAAGCTTGCACAATTCTTTGGTGCAGTCATGTATGCTTACCTCTCTATACAATGCATGCAGAACTCTATATTATGATTACATGTTTGAGGTTTGGTAACATAGAAAAGTGCAAGGATTAGTAATAAAGGGCAGAATATGGAGACCATTAGACTCTATTAAAATCAGTAGAACTTGGCTATGTAAATGCACAACTGTAAGCTGTGGATTCCAAGGGACCTGCAGTCTAATCCTAACCAGGTATACCTGGAAGTAAATAATAGGTTTTGACGTCAAGCACATATGCTTATGGCCACAGTCTTAAGCACACTTGTGTTCCCTGAATCACATTCAAAGCTGGCCTATAATGTCTTGTTTCACtctattttttctttattgctTCTGTTTTTGAGGCAACACGTATGCAGTGCCATAAAACATTgtaattaaatgttttattaaaccAAAATGAGATAGCGTCAGAACAGAGCTGGTTTGTATTACAGGGGCCTTTAGAAAACAAAGCCCAACTGTTTATGTAGAAATATGGTTTTGCAAATAACCCATCGTTACAGTGCCAGACTGGCAACCAAGGGCATCTGTTTGCCTTAAAATCGGCTGCTGAGGCTAGTGAGGTGGGGGAGTTGGCTGTCTCCATTGAGCAACAACCAAGTGGGGGCATGTCCCTTGTAGTGCACAGCAAGAGACAGAGGTTTAGGCTGGGTGCTGCTGACCTAAGCACCCTGTGCCCCAACAAGACACGTTGGGCAAGTTAGCAGCTGTGGACATACGCACTGTCAACCCAGCCTCCACCTACTTCTGTTGCTGGCTCTCAACACTGATGAGTAAGGGCTGGAGGGCGGGCATTCTCCATCTTAGACCTGCAAAGCTGTGGAAGCAACATACTACTTCCCGTCAGCCCATTTAAAAGCAGAAAGATTTTCTGGGTTGCTCATCTAGCTACACTGGTAGTGGAAACTTTTAATTTgatttgcttccccccacccaccgaccccgCCCGTGCACTGGTCTCATGTGGCATGTACAAGCTCTTGTTTATAAAACCGGATAGAAAACAAATGCTTGAAACTAATTAGgcataaaaagcataattggtacagtatttaaaaaacaaaaaacaaaattaacaacAGGTGGCACAAAGTCAAGGGTTATATCAGACTCTTCTAGTAGTATCAAAATACTTTATTAAAAAATCTTAGCAAACAGTCTTCCCTAGTTTTCCCAAAGAAGAATCGTGTATTTAAAGGGATTCCTGCATATGTTTTTGATCAGAATCAAATAAAAGGTTTCTGCAGGAACAGATGGCACTAGTTTTAATTCTTTGTTCCCTAATTTAGATAGCTTGAAACTGATTTACCAACATTTGATTACAGATGCATTAATGTCACCTGATTTCTAGCTCAGTTTGTCTATTCTTTTAAAACCCAAACTTAGCATCTCTGGGAATGACCTCAAGGGCTGTAGCTGCTTGATGTGAAGTCCAGGATTTCCTGTATATTAGTGTGTAGGGCTTCTGAGGTGCATAGCTACCTTAGGGGTTAACAGTTGTAGTCACTGATGCATATATATTAGGCTGTATTCATAAAACACTACGTGGTGCCTGAGTCAACCTCTTACAGTCTAACAACAGTGACCAATAGGAAGAACAGAAGAGAATCCAAGAAAGCTGAGGTAAGCTAGATTCTGAAGCATTGTCAAATTAGAGACAACAGAAAATTAGGTGTCTTGGATAAAGTGTCTGGGGATTGCTGCTGTATAGTTTCAAGAGATCAAACTACAAATAATGTTGAAAGGAAACAAAGACTGTTGTACTTAAATGATTTCAAACAGCTTCCAGATATCACCACGTCACCTGTACAAGGtaaaatattttaactgcttATTGTATCAGTTTTGAGAATGAGATATATTTATGTaatatatatttatgattaatgtAAAAGAAAGAGATGTCAAAGACAGTGTGTTAAATCAAATATGACAGTCCCTGGAAATTatttagtttctctctctctttcattacTTTCCAGCAATTTTGTGGACTGTTACCCAGCAGTTTCAAAGGTTATTAGGTCTCTGAGATACTGGACTTGATGTTTTAGAGCAGCAGcagagttattttttaaataaatacaaggcatttgttttccttttgcaatAGTGATTCTTATGATGCtgaactttacacacacacacacacacacacacacaaacacaccttctCTGTGGTACTTCAGTATAAGCTGCTGCAGCTGGTTTACTCTCattgtttttgaaaaataaaataatataactcACTTTTATAATCCAAGTCAGACATTATAGCTAGGGGTGCACTACTGCTGTATTGTGCAAACATTACTGTGGTATAGGAACTTGGCTTGCATATCCAATATTTTAATCTAAGTAATGGAAAATGTTAGCCCTAATGTGAACAATTGAAGAGTGTATCTGAACAAGAAATGTGAGCATGTGCCAAGCAATAAAAGTGATGTTCTAGGCAGAATTTGTTTTATAAGTAACTTACATTTTTTTAGAAGAAAGCCAATAATCTGGAGCACAGGAGAGTGATTGAAGGAGAGGAGTAGattttttaaacagatttttcTAGACTTCTAGGGAAAATGCCCACCAAGCAGCTGTTAAAATAGTCTTTGATCTGCCTCTTGTGTATGATGAGATCTGGGCCTACAAAATCTGATCCAGATGCCCTTCTCATCTAAGAGTACAAAACAACATGTGAGTTCTACAAAGGAGTAAAGAATGATGGCTGGACAACTGTCAATACAGGCAAGCATGTCAGTCCTTACAGCTCACCTCTGTTTCAGATGCCACATGAAATATTTTGCCATATTATGGAAAAGACCAGTTTTAAATATTATTGAAAGCACTGACTTCAGTAAGAGAAGCAAACTCTACTTCTAACTGCTTTTAAACATTAACTGAATGTGCACACACCTTCTGATAAACAATGTATAAGGAATCCAGACTGAGGCGCATAGCTTGTATATTAAAATACCACTGACCCTCTTTTTCCCTCAGGAAAACACCAGTGATACCATGTAAGGCACATTTCACCCTTATAAAGATGCCAACTCTCAAATGTAGAGCACACCATTGGTTTTAGGAGGGAAAAGATGCTGTGGAGATATATGCTTTCTTATAActacctttccccctctttctaaGGTAAACCATGAATATAAAAATGTATTCCATCCTTTTGGTAGTCTTCTTGACCAATACTGTGTGGACTCGAAACATCAGAATGATTAATGATGACCTTGACCCATATGACTGGTCTTACTACACCTTTGAGTGTCCACAAGAATGTTTTTGTCCTCATAATTTCCCAACTGCTTTATACTGTGATAACAAGGAACTTAAAGAAATACCTGCCATCCCAGCAAGAATCCGGTATCTCTATCTTCAAAACAATCTCATTGAAACAGTTACAGGGAAATCCTTTGCGAATGCCACACAACTAAGATGGATCaatctgaacaacaacaaaatcactaGCAGTGGAATTGAAAAGGATGTATTCAGCAACTTGAAAAGTCTGCTCTACTTGTTTCTTGAAGATAATGAGTTAGAAGAGGTGCCTGCTCCACTGCCAGCAAGCTTAGAGCAGCTGCGTTTGGCCAGAAACAAAATCACTGCAATCCCTGGAAAAGCCTTCAACAATTTGGAAAACCTCACTATGCTAGATCTACATCAAAATAAGCTGTTGGACAGTACTCTCTCAAGTGACACCTTCCAAGGACTTAGCAGCCTCATGCAACTCAACATTGCTCAAAACTCACTTACAAAAATGCCGCCAATTCTCCCAGCTAATGTAATGCAGCTGTTTTTGGACAATAACTCTATTGAAGCAATACCAGCAAATTACTTTGATGCAATGCTCAAGCTGATTTTCCTTCGACTGAACAACAATAAATTAACTGATGAAGGTCTACCAACGAAAGTCTTTAACATTTCATCTCTTCTTGACCTTCAGCTCTCTTACAATGAGCTCACCAGAATTCCAGCGATCACTGTTCACCTTGAACATCTTCATCTTGATAACAACAAGATCAACAGTAAGTGCATACCAGCAACCTAAGTCAGAATCTTTTCCAATGAAATAACACtatctttcttttctgtttacAGCACTAAAGTTTGCAGTCCTGTGCTCAGCTGGAGTGGCTTCTGagtagtgtgcataggattgtgttgcatgCAGCATAAATGGGGGGAGGAAAGCAAGGTTGTTAAAAATTACTCACGAGTATACAGGTGTGTTGGAATTAGAAGAATTTACAACTGAGCCCACTCTTATTTAATGAAAAGCTATCACAATTAAGGAATATGAGTACCTTTGacataaaaaataaattctaTACAATTGTGACTTAGCCTATTTCATCTACTAGTATGAAACACTTG
Proteins encoded in this region:
- the KERA gene encoding keratocan codes for the protein MNIKMYSILLVVFLTNTVWTRNIRMINDDLDPYDWSYYTFECPQECFCPHNFPTALYCDNKELKEIPAIPARIRYLYLQNNLIETVTGKSFANATQLRWINLNNNKITSSGIEKDVFSNLKSLLYLFLEDNELEEVPAPLPASLEQLRLARNKITAIPGKAFNNLENLTMLDLHQNKLLDSTLSSDTFQGLSSLMQLNIAQNSLTKMPPILPANVMQLFLDNNSIEAIPANYFDAMLKLIFLRLNNNKLTDEGLPTKVFNISSLLDLQLSYNELTRIPAITVHLEHLHLDNNKINSVNGTQMCPIPIPGDHVYERNLPRLRYLRLDGNEIKPPIPFDLMLCFRLLQAVVI